A genomic stretch from Strix aluco isolate bStrAlu1 chromosome 12, bStrAlu1.hap1, whole genome shotgun sequence includes:
- the LOC141928851 gene encoding lamin-B3-like isoform X2, protein MDTGFSSTPVSGSRSPSRADPGASPLTPARLSRLQEKEALQQLNDRLAAYIERVRALEADKAVLQQRLAELGAESDRELSGLRLCYEAELADARRALDDISLERATLQVELGKIGEEHRQLLSRNSKKEADLNLAQARMRDLDAQLNAKEADLATALNENRTLENDVRELKDRIVTLKLSLEDAKKHLHSETLKRVDLENHMKTLQEQMTFQKRLHEDELKETKRVHESRIAEMESDCQRELESKLLNVLQGLRKQQEEQIQGYKEELERTFSAKVENAQLSAARSSDFANAAREQLMETKLRIDALSSQVNHYHSQNAALENRARELQEMLDYDRDLHQRRIAEKEKEMVEAQQQAQAQLEEYEHLLDVKLALDLEINAYRKMLEGEEQRLNLSSSPSSHSIATQATSQGRWFLHGKKRKMKEAKKRRHSAGFKIVQHASSSGNVSIEEIDADGKFVRLKNTSDEDQPLHGWALRRHLGNVSDVTYKFPSQFTLQAGQVVTIWGAAAGVSPGPTDLVWKSQKSWGAGDSIGVTLITDDGEELAERKIMHVPRGEESSEQDEEITGSEMELSSQRSEDPSCSVM, encoded by the exons ATGGACACGGGCTTCTCCTCCACCCCGGTGAGCGGGAGCCGCTCCCCGAGCCGCGCCGACCCCGGCGCCTCGCCGCTGACCCCGGCGCGGCTGAGCCGGCTGCAGGAGAAGGAGGCGCTGCAGCAGCTCAACGACCGCCTGGCCGCCTACATCGAGCGGGTGCGGGCGCTGGAGGCCGACAAGGCGGTGCTGCAGCAGCGCCTGGCCGAGCTGGGCGCGGAGAGCGACCGGGAGCTGAGCGGCCTGCGGCTCTGCTACGAGGCGGAGCTGGCCGACGCTCGCCGGGCGCTGGACGACATCTCCCTCGAGCGGGCCACGCTGCAGGTGGAGCTGGGCAAGATCGGCGAGGAGCACCGGCAGCTGCTCAGCAG GAATTCAAAAAAAGAAGCTGATTTAAACCTGGCACAGGCTCGAATGAGAGACCTTGATGCTCAGCTGAATGCGAAGGAAGCTGACTTGGCAACAGCTTTGAATGAGAACCGAACCTTGGAGAATGATGTTCGTGAATTAAAGGATCGAATAGTCACT CTGAAGCTGTCACTGGAGGATGCCAAAAAGCATCTCCACAGTGAAACATTGAAGAGGGTGGACCTGGAAAATCATATGAAAACTTTGCAGGAACAAATGACATTCCAGAAGCGCCTTCACGAAGAT gAGCTCAAGGAGACAAAAAGAGTCCACGAGAGCAGGATAGCAGAAATGGAATCAGACTGTCAGAGGGAACTTGAGAGTAAGCTCTTGAATGTTCTTCAGGGGCTCAGAAAACAACAGGAAGAACAAATTCAAGGATACAAAGAGGAGCTGGAGCGAACATTCAGTGCAAAA GTGGAGAATGCCCAGCTATCTGCAGCAAGAAGTAGTGACTTTGCTAATGCTGCTCGGGAGCAGCTGATGGAAACAAAGCTGAGAATTGATGCTCTGTCATCTCAAGTTAATCATTATCACAGCCAG AATGCTGCTTTGGAGAACAGAGCAAGGGAGCTACAGGAGATGCTGGATTATGATCGTGATCTCCATCAAAGGCGTATcgctgaaaaagagaaagaaatggtggAAGCCCAGCAGCAGGCACAAGCACAGTTGGAAGAATATGAACATCTCTTGGATGTGAAACTGGCTCTAGATCTGGAAATAAATGCCTACAGAAAGATGCTGGAAGGAGAGGAACAGAG GCTAAACCTGTCATCCAGTCCATCTTCACACAGCATTGCAACTCAAGCAACAAGTCAAGGGCGATGGTTCCTGCacgggaagaaaaggaaaatgaaagaagctAAAAAGAGAAGGCATAGTGCTGGATTTAAGATCGTTCAGCATGCTTCATCTTCTGGAAATGTATCTATTGAAGAAATCGATGCAGATGGGAAATTTGTGAGGCTTAAAAACACCTCTGATGAG GATCAACCACTACATGGATGGGCATTAAGACGACATCTTGGAAATGTGTCAGATGTAACATACAAATTCCCGTCACAGTTCACTCTTCAGGCAGGCCAAGTAGTTACA ATCTGGGGTGCAGCTGCTGGTGTAAGCCCAGGTCCTACTGATCTGGTCTGGAAGTCTCAGAAGTCTTGGGGAGCTGGGGATAGTATTGGTGTTACACTCATCACAGATGACGGTGAG GAGCTCGCAGAGAGGAAGATAATGCATGTACCCAGAGGAGAAGAAAGCAGTGAGCAAGATGAGGAAATAACTGGAAGTGAAATGGAGCTTTCATCCCAG
- the LOC141928851 gene encoding lamin-B3-like isoform X1, which translates to MDTGFSSTPVSGSRSPSRADPGASPLTPARLSRLQEKEALQQLNDRLAAYIERVRALEADKAVLQQRLAELGAESDRELSGLRLCYEAELADARRALDDISLERATLQVELGKIGEEHRQLLSRNSKKEADLNLAQARMRDLDAQLNAKEADLATALNENRTLENDVRELKDRIVTLKLSLEDAKKHLHSETLKRVDLENHMKTLQEQMTFQKRLHEDELKETKRVHESRIAEMESDCQRELESKLLNVLQGLRKQQEEQIQGYKEELERTFSAKVENAQLSAARSSDFANAAREQLMETKLRIDALSSQVNHYHSQNAALENRARELQEMLDYDRDLHQRRIAEKEKEMVEAQQQAQAQLEEYEHLLDVKLALDLEINAYRKMLEGEEQRLNLSSSPSSHSIATQATSQGRWFLHGKKRKMKEAKKRRHSAGFKIVQHASSSGNVSIEEIDADGKFVRLKNTSDEDQPLHGWALRRHLGNVSDVTYKFPSQFTLQAGQVVTIWGAAAGVSPGPTDLVWKSQKSWGAGDSIGVTLITDDGEELAERKIMHVPRGEESSEQDEEITGSEMELSSQTKRRRKKKCCLVS; encoded by the exons ATGGACACGGGCTTCTCCTCCACCCCGGTGAGCGGGAGCCGCTCCCCGAGCCGCGCCGACCCCGGCGCCTCGCCGCTGACCCCGGCGCGGCTGAGCCGGCTGCAGGAGAAGGAGGCGCTGCAGCAGCTCAACGACCGCCTGGCCGCCTACATCGAGCGGGTGCGGGCGCTGGAGGCCGACAAGGCGGTGCTGCAGCAGCGCCTGGCCGAGCTGGGCGCGGAGAGCGACCGGGAGCTGAGCGGCCTGCGGCTCTGCTACGAGGCGGAGCTGGCCGACGCTCGCCGGGCGCTGGACGACATCTCCCTCGAGCGGGCCACGCTGCAGGTGGAGCTGGGCAAGATCGGCGAGGAGCACCGGCAGCTGCTCAGCAG GAATTCAAAAAAAGAAGCTGATTTAAACCTGGCACAGGCTCGAATGAGAGACCTTGATGCTCAGCTGAATGCGAAGGAAGCTGACTTGGCAACAGCTTTGAATGAGAACCGAACCTTGGAGAATGATGTTCGTGAATTAAAGGATCGAATAGTCACT CTGAAGCTGTCACTGGAGGATGCCAAAAAGCATCTCCACAGTGAAACATTGAAGAGGGTGGACCTGGAAAATCATATGAAAACTTTGCAGGAACAAATGACATTCCAGAAGCGCCTTCACGAAGAT gAGCTCAAGGAGACAAAAAGAGTCCACGAGAGCAGGATAGCAGAAATGGAATCAGACTGTCAGAGGGAACTTGAGAGTAAGCTCTTGAATGTTCTTCAGGGGCTCAGAAAACAACAGGAAGAACAAATTCAAGGATACAAAGAGGAGCTGGAGCGAACATTCAGTGCAAAA GTGGAGAATGCCCAGCTATCTGCAGCAAGAAGTAGTGACTTTGCTAATGCTGCTCGGGAGCAGCTGATGGAAACAAAGCTGAGAATTGATGCTCTGTCATCTCAAGTTAATCATTATCACAGCCAG AATGCTGCTTTGGAGAACAGAGCAAGGGAGCTACAGGAGATGCTGGATTATGATCGTGATCTCCATCAAAGGCGTATcgctgaaaaagagaaagaaatggtggAAGCCCAGCAGCAGGCACAAGCACAGTTGGAAGAATATGAACATCTCTTGGATGTGAAACTGGCTCTAGATCTGGAAATAAATGCCTACAGAAAGATGCTGGAAGGAGAGGAACAGAG GCTAAACCTGTCATCCAGTCCATCTTCACACAGCATTGCAACTCAAGCAACAAGTCAAGGGCGATGGTTCCTGCacgggaagaaaaggaaaatgaaagaagctAAAAAGAGAAGGCATAGTGCTGGATTTAAGATCGTTCAGCATGCTTCATCTTCTGGAAATGTATCTATTGAAGAAATCGATGCAGATGGGAAATTTGTGAGGCTTAAAAACACCTCTGATGAG GATCAACCACTACATGGATGGGCATTAAGACGACATCTTGGAAATGTGTCAGATGTAACATACAAATTCCCGTCACAGTTCACTCTTCAGGCAGGCCAAGTAGTTACA ATCTGGGGTGCAGCTGCTGGTGTAAGCCCAGGTCCTACTGATCTGGTCTGGAAGTCTCAGAAGTCTTGGGGAGCTGGGGATAGTATTGGTGTTACACTCATCACAGATGACGGTGAG GAGCTCGCAGAGAGGAAGATAATGCATGTACCCAGAGGAGAAGAAAGCAGTGAGCAAGATGAGGAAATAACTGGAAGTGAAATGGAGCTTTCATCCCAG accaaaagaagaagaaaaaagaaatgttgtttgGTTTCATGA